One Scomber scombrus chromosome 1, fScoSco1.1, whole genome shotgun sequence DNA segment encodes these proteins:
- the wdr59 gene encoding GATOR2 complex protein WDR59 isoform X1 has translation MAARWSSENVVVEFRDAQATAMSVDCLGSHAVLSGRRFLYMVNLEAPSEPPRKISRQSKWDVGTVQWNPHKLESHVFAASSNQRVDLYSWRDGCGDVHTSLQGHTRVISDLDWSWFEPEFLVTSSVDTYIYIWDTRDTRKPTVALSAVAGASQVKWNRKNQNLLASSHDGDVRIWDKRKPNTAAEYVAAHLSKIHGLDWHPDNEFILATSSQDNSVRFWDYRQPRKYLNILSCQVPVWKARYTPFSNGLVTVMVPQLRRENSLLLWSTLDLNSPVHAFVGHDDVVLEFQWRPQKEGSKDYQLVTWSRDQTLRIWRVDPQLQKLCVSDGVEDLMEGMSLTVESEKSLSSQEPDSQHAAGLAADSLQDQDGRQDSAAGSGLPQTLQQEFSLVNLQIRNVNVEMDAVNRSCVVSAHFGGHQVHLVVKFPAQYPNNAAPTFQFVSPTTIPSAMKTKIQKTLTDTSLQKVKRNQNCLEPCVRQLVSCLESDMTQEDGPASGPFVLSNPVTPALQAFPRVSNTYGSYQDANIPFPRTSGARFCGTGCLVYFTRPTTMHRSVPPTEPTPRSLSALSAYHSGVLTPMKMRSESQSTLRLYSGSPTRSDKDTVSISSFYYKERKLPISASRRWSVQTLHDWPKSRRFKTKRETDYGNRPIKLAGKVIIQGISCLLPVHKSLGESYILNMNDIQETCQKNAAAALSVGRRDVAKVWALASAATSQDLSPDSDPDTETPWARHPFGRHLLETLLDHYSQMSDVQTLAMLCSVFRAQAPPPDCYSLYGHHQSRFPPHHSRYPSYSSSVTSGSCSSTSDSITTTTWNPGRESEHAPPWGESSPDDYRYGNQGYTDPREREREQHDMNKRLLDPANTLQFDDFKKCYGEILHRWGLREKRADVLKFASCPPEPHKGIEFGVYCCHCRSQARGTQCAVCKRLTFQCAICHVAVRGSSNFCLSCGHGGHTSHMMDWFRRQDECPAGCGCHCLLQSTF, from the exons atggCGGCTCGCTGGAGCAGTGAGAATGTGGTGGTGGAGTTCCGGGATGCACAG GCCACCGCTATGTCAGTGGACTGTCTGGGTTCACACGCTGTGTTATCCGG TCGGCGCTTCCTGTACATGGTGAACCTCGAGGCTCCGTCCGAACCGCCGCGTAAGATCAGCCGTCAGAGTAAATGGGACGTCGGGACGGTTCAGTGGAATCCGCACAAGTTAGAGTCTCACGTGTTCGCTGCCTCG AGCAACCAGCGGGTGGATCTGTACTCCTGGAGAGACGGATGTGGAGACGTTCACACATCTCTGCAGGGACACACCCGGGTCATCAG TGATCTGGACTGGTCCTGGTTCGAACCCGAGTTCTTGGTCACCAGCTCAGTGGACACGTACATTTACATCTGGGACACGAG AGACACTCGGAAACCCACAGTGGCGCTTTCAGCTGTCG CCGGAGCGTCTCAGGTGAAGTGGAACCGGAAGAACCAGAACCTGCTGGCGTCCAGTCACGACGGAGACGTTCGGATCTGGGATAAAAGA AAACCGAACACGGCAGCAGAGTACGTAGCGGCTCACCTGTCAAAGATCCACGGACTCGACTGGCACCCGGACAACGAGTTCATCCTCGCTACGTCCAGCCAGGACAACTCAGTGAGG TTCTGGGATTACCGACAGCCGAGGAAGTACCTGAACATCCTGTCCTGCCAGGTACCGGTGTGGAAAGCCCGGTACACT cCCTTCTCCAACGGCCTGGTCACAGTGATGGTCCCGCAGCTCCGCAGAGAGAACAGTCTGCTGCTGTGGAGCACGCTGGACCTCAACAGCCCCGTTCACGCCTTCGTGGGACACGATGACGTCGTGCTCGAGTTCCAGTGGCGGCCGCAGAAAGAAG GCTCTAAAGACTACCAGCTGGTCACCTGGTCCAGAGACCAGACTCTGAGGATCTGGAGGGTTGATCCTCAGCTGCAGAAG ctgtgtgtgagtgacgGAGTGGAGGACCTGATGGAGGGAATGTCTCTGACGGTGGAGTCTGAGAAGTCTCTGTCGTCTCAGGAGCCGGACAGTCAGCACGCAGCCGGCCTCGCTGCCGACAGTCTGCAGG ATCAGGACGGTCGGCAGGACTCGGCGGCGGGTTCGGGTCTCCCTCAGACGCTGCAGCAGGAATTCTCTCTGGTCAACCTGCAGATCAGGAACGTCAACGTGGAG ATGGACGCAGTGAATCGCAGCTGCGTGGTGTCGGCTCACTTCGGCGGCCATCAGGTTCACCTGGTGGTGAAGTTTCCCGCTCAGTACCCGAACAACGCCGCTCCCACCTTCCAGTTCGTCTCCCCGACAACCATCCCCTCCGCCATGAAGACCAAGATCCAGAAG actCTGACCGACACGTCGCTTCAGAAGGTGAAGAGGAACCAGAACTGTTTGGAGCCGTGCGTCAGACAGCTGGTTTCCTGTCTGGAGTCTGACATG ACGCAGGAGGACGGTCCGGCGTCCGGCCCTTTCGTCCTGTCCAATCCCGTCACTCCGGCCCTGCAGGCGTTCCCTCGAGTCAGCAACACGTACGGCTCCTATCAG gacgCTAACATCCCGTTCCCTCGGACCTCCGGAGCTCGTTTCTGTGGCACCGGCTGTCTGGTTTACTTCACCCGACCAACCACAATGCACCGCTCTGTCCCGCCCACCGAGCCCACGCCCAG gtccCTGTCGGCTCTGTCGGCCTATCACAGCGGAGTGTTGACTCCCATGAAGATGCGTTCAGAGTCTCAGAGCACGCTGCGGCTTTACAGCGGCAGCCCGACTCGCTCCGACAAAGACACCGTGTCCATCTCGTCCTTTTACTATAAAGAGcgg AAGCTCCCAATCTCTGCCTCGCGCCGCTGGTCTGTCCAAACCCTCCATGATTGGCCG AAATCCCGCCGCTTTAAGACGAAGCGAGAGACCGACTACGGCAACCGTCCAATCAAACTGGCCGGCAAAGTCATCATCCAGGGGATTTCCTGTCTGCTGCCGGTCCACAAGAGTCTGGGAGAGAGCTACAT tttgaaCATGAACGACATCCAGGAAACGTGTCAGAAGAACGCAGCGGCGGCGCTTTCAGTCGGACGCAGAGACGTGGCGAAG gtttgggCCCTGGCGTCTGCAGCCACCAGTCAGGACCTGAGTCCAGATTCAGACCCGGACACAGAGACTCCGTGGGCCAGACACCCATTTGGTCGCCACCTGCTGGAGACTCT tcTGGATCACTACAGTCAGATGAGTGACGTTCAGACGCTGGCGATGCTGTGCAGCGTGTTCAGAGCTCAGGCTCCGCCTCCAGACTGTTACTCTCTGTACGGACACCATCAGTCACGCTTCCCCCCCCACCACTCCAGATAC cccAGCTACTCCAGCTCCGTCACCTCAGGTTCCTGCTCCAGCACCTCAGACTCCATCACTACGACCACCTGGAACCCCG GTCGAGAGTCCGAGCACGCACCCCCCTGGGGCGAATCCTCTCCTGACGACTATCGCTACGGTAACCAGGGTTACACAGACCCGCGGGAACGAGAGCGGGAGCAGCACGACATGAACAAGAG GCTGCTGGACCCCGCCAACACGCTGCAGTTTGACGACTTTAAGAAATGCTACGGAGAGATTTTACACCGCTGGGGTCTGAGAGAGAAACGAGCCGACGTCCTCAAGTTCGCTTCCTGTCCGCCTGAACCGCACAAAGGCATCG AGTTCGGCGTGTACTGCTGTCACTGTCGCAGTCAGGCTCGGGGGACGCAGTGCGCCGTCTGTAAGCGTCTCACCTTCCAGTGCGCCATCTGTCACGTTGCCGTTCGAGGCTCCTCCAACTTCTGCCTGAGCTGCGGTCACGGAGGACACACCAGTCACATGATGGACTGGTTCCGCCGCCAGGACGAGTGTCCGGCCGGCTGCGGCTGCCACTGTCTGCTGCAGAGCACCTTCTGA
- the cog8 gene encoding conserved oligomeric Golgi complex subunit 8, which produces MAAVDVEDESILASIFKDSFPDSWRLNPDFTCYLSELSSFGLDKLSREPERLAEERAVILQQTRELAFSNYRTFIRTADCTEHSHRDFSRVEDSVSRLLLKLPGFTERCRGFMKEAEEIGASRRMNSLTLNRHTEILEILEIPQLMDTCVRNGYYEEALELAAYVKRLEKKHSSLPVIQGIVREVRQSTQLMLNQLLQQLRSNSQLPVCLRVIGYLRRMDVFTEAELRVKFLQARGTWLHSILAAIPEDDPYFHITKTIEACRVHLFDIITQYRAIFSDEDPLMPPASGQVNESAIFHGWVVQKVAEFLDMLERDLQRGVGGRLDSLLGQCMYFGLSFSRVGADFRGQLAPMFQTVAADTFHKSVQEAVDKFQDDMNLYTLISLPSVLGGTIPPVAPSTQPGTLQPPMSLLDFQPLACFLNNILTAFNDLRLCCPVGLVQDITRCLEDALKKVTRQVMVFHRAEESAFSSREKELFVQFCCAYADDLLPFLNRCLQVLFPPAQLALSLGIPVTHLNRYDSLGSIDVSVVLEPLSFLLPQREPPPPEPELDIDAELSSLALEPLKDPTTLQKDQSPDLSGPADSKPEPEPEPEPKPELSETFEQNDVIQDEEFSLE; this is translated from the exons ATGGCGGCGGTGGACGTGGAGGATGAGAGCATCTTAGCCTCCATCTTTAAGGACAGCTTCCCGGACAGCTGGAGGCTCAACCCGGACTTCACCTGCTACCTGTCCGAGCTCAGCTCCTTCGGCCTGGACAAGCTGAGCCGTGAACCGGAGCGTCTGGCGGAGGAGCGGGCTGTGATCCTGCAGCAGACCCGGGAGTTAGCTTTCTCTAACTACCGGACCTTCATCCGGACCGCAGACTGCACCGAGCACAGCCACCGGGACTTCAGCCGGGTGGAGGACAGCGTGTCCCGGCTGCTGCTCAAGCTGCCCGGCTTCACCGAGAGATGCAG GGGTTTCATGAAGGAGGCGGAGGAGATCGGAGCGAGTCGCCGCATGAACAGCCTCACGTTGAACCGACACACGGAGATCCTGGAGATCCTGGAGATCCCGCAGCTCATGGACACCTGCGTCCGCAACGGCTACTACGAGGAGGCTCTGGAGCTGGCGGCGTACGTCAAGAGGCTGGAGAAGAAGCACTCTTCGCTGCCGGTCATCCAG GGAATCGTTCGTGAAGTGCGTCAGTCGACTCAGCTGATGCTCAACCAGCTGTTGCAGCAGCTGCGCAGTAACTCTCAGCTTCCTGTCTGCCTCCGTGTGATTGGCTACCTGCGGCGGATGGACGTGTTCACGGAGGCGGAGCTGCGGGTGAAGTTCCTGCAGGCTCGCGGCACCTGGCTGCACTCCATCCTCGCCGCCATCCCCGAGGACGACCCTTACTTCCACATCACCAAGACCATCGAGGCCTGCAGAGTCCACCTCTTCGACATCATCACACAGTACCGGGCCATCTTCTCTGACGAGGACCCGCTGATGCCCCCCGCCAGCGGGCAGGTGAACGAGAGCGCCATCTTCCACGGCTGGGTGGTGCAGAAGGTGGCGGAGTTCCTGGACATGTTAGAGAGGGACTTGCAGCGGGGCGTGGGGGGCCGCCTGGACTCCCTGCTGGGTCAGTGCATGTACTTCGGCCTGTCCTTCAGCAGGGTGGGGGCCGACTTCCGCGGGCAGCTGGCGCCCATGTTCCAGACGGTGGCTGCGGACACGTTCCACAAGTCGGTGCAGGAGGCGGTGGACAAGTTCCAGGATGACATGAACCTGTACACGCTCATCTCGCTGCCATCAGTGCTGGGAGGGACAATCCCCCCCGTGGCCCCCAGCACCCAACCCGGCACCCTGCAGCCCCCCATGTCCCTGCTGGACTTCCAGCCGCTCGCCTGCTTCCTCAACAACATCCTGACCGCCTTCAACGACCTGCGGCTCTGCTGCCCGGTCGGACTGGTGCAGGACATCACCAGATGTCTGGAGGACGCCCTCAAGAAG GTGACCCGGCAGGTGATGGTGTTTCACCGGGCGGAGGAGTCGGccttcagcagcagagagaaggagCTGTTTGTTCAGTTCTGTTGCGCCTACGCCGACGACCTGCTGCCGTTCCTCAACCGCTGCCTGCAGGTCCTGTTTCCTCCGGCGCAGCTCGCTCTCAGTCTGG GTATTCCTGTGACTCACCTGAACAGGTACGACAGTTTGGGCTCCATCGATGTCTCCGTGGTTCTGGAGCCGCTGAGCTTCCTGCTTCCTCAGAGAGAGCCGCCGCCGCCTGAACCCGAGCTCGACATCGACGCCGAGCTGAGCAGCCTGGCGCTCGAACCTCTGAAAGATCCAACGACGCTCCAGAAAGACCAGAGTCCAGATCTGTCCGGACCTGCAGACTCtaaaccagaaccagaaccagagccTGAACCAAAACCAGAACTCTCAGAGACATTTGAGCAGAACGATGTGATTCAGGACGAAGAGTTTTCTTTGGAGTAA
- the nob1 gene encoding RNA-binding protein NOB1 isoform X1: protein MAAALVEHVVADAGAFLKKAPLQEIGRNIYTLKDVVDEIRDKPTRKSLAFLPYQLTFKEPHPEHIRLVTEFSKKTGDYPSLSATDIKVMALTYQLQLEQVGPQNLRKEPEVKVNIQSTRRHPETPVNVAGFHFPSKKPADGPHDRQSQTETRNSVENEEFNSFQFWRAPLLCMDEELMDLLDPVKVLNSKNKKKQTKAKTSSVAADSEEFNSFQFWRAPLPSIDDELLEFLKDASEGAGHKDSEDQSDGEDKENELEEEEEEGEEEDDDDDGGGWITPSNIKQVKMDTADWTAPADVRVGCLTTDFAMQNVLIQIGLHVLSVNGMLIKQARNYILRCHACFKTTSNMTKQFCPHCGNQTLKKIAVTLSEDGSMHMHFSKNPKVLNHRGMRHTLSLPQGGKHSNNPQLVEDQRFPQQRLSRKARQKTDVFNPDYVAGGSPFCENDIYSRAANLNIRDGQSGGGKRRANPNANRNKFVKKK, encoded by the exons ATGGCGGCCGCCCTGGTGGAGCATGTTGTCGCAGATGCTGGAGCGTTTCTAAAGAAAGCTCCTCTGCAG GAAATCGGCAGAAACATTTATACGCTGAAAGATGTGGTCGACGAGATCAGAGACAAACCGACCAGGAAGAGTCTGGCCTTCCTGCCGTACCAGCTCACCTTCAAAGAACCGCATCCGGAACACATCAGGCTGG tcacAGAGTTCTCTAAGAAGACGGGAGACTACCCGAGTCTGTCCGCCACTGACATCAAAGTCATGGCTCTGACCTATCAGCTGCAGCTGGAGCAAGTCGGCCCCCAAAACCTGAGGAAAGAGCCGGAGGTCAAG gtgaATATTCAGAGCACACGACGACATCCAGAGACTCCGGTTAACGTGGCAGGATTCCACTTTCCCTCCAAG AAACCAGCCGACGGTCCACACGACCGACAGTCACAAACAGAGACGCGGAACTCGGTTGAAAACGAAGAGTTTAACAGCTTCCAGTTCTGGAGAGCGCCGCTGCTGTGCATGGACGAGGAGCTGATGGATTTACTG GATCCAGTCAAGGTTTTGAAttcaaagaacaaaaagaaacagacgAAAGCAAAGACGTCTTCTGTGGCGGCCGACAGCGAAGAGTTTAACAGCTTCCAGTTCTGGAGAGCGCCGCTGCCGTCCATCGACGACGAGCTGCTGGAATTTCTG AAAGACGCCTCCGAGGGGGCGGGTCACAAGGACTCAGAGGACCAATCAGACGGCGAGGACAAAGAGAACGAGcttgaagaggaagaggaggaaggggaggaggaagatgatgatgatgatggaggcgGTTGGATCACTCCCAGTAACATCAAACAGGTGAAGATGGACACGGCTGATTGGACAGCTCCCGCTGATGTCAGAGTCGGATGTCTGACCACTGACTTCGCCATGCAG aaCGTTCTGATTCAGATCGGACTTCACGTTCTGTCCGTTAACGGGATGCTGATCAAACAGGCCAGAAACTACATCCTGCGATGTCACGCCTGCTTCAA GACGACGAGCAACATGACCAAACAGTTCTGTCCTCACTGCGGCAACCAGACGCTGAAGAAGATCGCAGTGACGCTCAGCGAGGACGGCAGCATGCACATGCACTTCTCCAAAAACCCCAAAGTGCTGAATCACAGAGGAATGagg cacACGCTGTCTCTTCCTCAGGGAGGGAAGCACAGTAACAACCCTCAGCTGGTGGAGGATCAGCGTTTCCCTCAGCAGAGACTTTCCCGTAAAGCTCGTCAGAAGACCGACGTCTTTAACCCCGACTACGTGGCCGGAGGTTCGCCGTTCTGCGAGAACGACATCTACAGCCGCGCCGCCAACCTCAACATCAGAGACGGTCAGAGTGGAGGCGGGAAGAGACGAGCCAACCCCAACGCCAACCGAAACAAGTTTGTCAAAAAGAAGTGA
- the wdr59 gene encoding GATOR2 complex protein WDR59 isoform X2 — protein MAARWSSENVVVEFRDAQATAMSVDCLGSHAVLSGRRFLYMVNLEAPSEPPRKISRQSKWDVGTVQWNPHKLESHVFAASSNQRVDLYSWRDGCGDVHTSLQGHTRVISDLDWSWFEPEFLVTSSVDTYIYIWDTRDTRKPTVALSAVAGASQVKWNRKNQNLLASSHDGDVRIWDKRKPNTAAEYVAAHLSKIHGLDWHPDNEFILATSSQDNSVRFWDYRQPRKYLNILSCQVPVWKARYTPFSNGLVTVMVPQLRRENSLLLWSTLDLNSPVHAFVGHDDVVLEFQWRPQKEGSKDYQLVTWSRDQTLRIWRVDPQLQKLCVSDGVEDLMEGMSLTVESEKSLSSQEPDSQHAAGLAADSLQDQDGRQDSAAGSGLPQTLQQEFSLVNLQIRNVNVEMDAVNRSCVVSAHFGGHQVHLVVKFPAQYPNNAAPTFQFVSPTTIPSAMKTKIQKTLTDTSLQKVKRNQNCLEPCVRQLVSCLESDMTQEDGPASGPFVLSNPVTPALQAFPRVSNTYGSYQDANIPFPRTSGARFCGTGCLVYFTRPTTMHRSVPPTEPTPRSLSALSAYHSGVLTPMKMRSESQSTLRLYSGSPTRSDKDTVSISSFYYKERKSRRFKTKRETDYGNRPIKLAGKVIIQGISCLLPVHKSLGESYILNMNDIQETCQKNAAAALSVGRRDVAKVWALASAATSQDLSPDSDPDTETPWARHPFGRHLLETLLDHYSQMSDVQTLAMLCSVFRAQAPPPDCYSLYGHHQSRFPPHHSRYPSYSSSVTSGSCSSTSDSITTTTWNPGRESEHAPPWGESSPDDYRYGNQGYTDPREREREQHDMNKRLLDPANTLQFDDFKKCYGEILHRWGLREKRADVLKFASCPPEPHKGIEFGVYCCHCRSQARGTQCAVCKRLTFQCAICHVAVRGSSNFCLSCGHGGHTSHMMDWFRRQDECPAGCGCHCLLQSTF, from the exons atggCGGCTCGCTGGAGCAGTGAGAATGTGGTGGTGGAGTTCCGGGATGCACAG GCCACCGCTATGTCAGTGGACTGTCTGGGTTCACACGCTGTGTTATCCGG TCGGCGCTTCCTGTACATGGTGAACCTCGAGGCTCCGTCCGAACCGCCGCGTAAGATCAGCCGTCAGAGTAAATGGGACGTCGGGACGGTTCAGTGGAATCCGCACAAGTTAGAGTCTCACGTGTTCGCTGCCTCG AGCAACCAGCGGGTGGATCTGTACTCCTGGAGAGACGGATGTGGAGACGTTCACACATCTCTGCAGGGACACACCCGGGTCATCAG TGATCTGGACTGGTCCTGGTTCGAACCCGAGTTCTTGGTCACCAGCTCAGTGGACACGTACATTTACATCTGGGACACGAG AGACACTCGGAAACCCACAGTGGCGCTTTCAGCTGTCG CCGGAGCGTCTCAGGTGAAGTGGAACCGGAAGAACCAGAACCTGCTGGCGTCCAGTCACGACGGAGACGTTCGGATCTGGGATAAAAGA AAACCGAACACGGCAGCAGAGTACGTAGCGGCTCACCTGTCAAAGATCCACGGACTCGACTGGCACCCGGACAACGAGTTCATCCTCGCTACGTCCAGCCAGGACAACTCAGTGAGG TTCTGGGATTACCGACAGCCGAGGAAGTACCTGAACATCCTGTCCTGCCAGGTACCGGTGTGGAAAGCCCGGTACACT cCCTTCTCCAACGGCCTGGTCACAGTGATGGTCCCGCAGCTCCGCAGAGAGAACAGTCTGCTGCTGTGGAGCACGCTGGACCTCAACAGCCCCGTTCACGCCTTCGTGGGACACGATGACGTCGTGCTCGAGTTCCAGTGGCGGCCGCAGAAAGAAG GCTCTAAAGACTACCAGCTGGTCACCTGGTCCAGAGACCAGACTCTGAGGATCTGGAGGGTTGATCCTCAGCTGCAGAAG ctgtgtgtgagtgacgGAGTGGAGGACCTGATGGAGGGAATGTCTCTGACGGTGGAGTCTGAGAAGTCTCTGTCGTCTCAGGAGCCGGACAGTCAGCACGCAGCCGGCCTCGCTGCCGACAGTCTGCAGG ATCAGGACGGTCGGCAGGACTCGGCGGCGGGTTCGGGTCTCCCTCAGACGCTGCAGCAGGAATTCTCTCTGGTCAACCTGCAGATCAGGAACGTCAACGTGGAG ATGGACGCAGTGAATCGCAGCTGCGTGGTGTCGGCTCACTTCGGCGGCCATCAGGTTCACCTGGTGGTGAAGTTTCCCGCTCAGTACCCGAACAACGCCGCTCCCACCTTCCAGTTCGTCTCCCCGACAACCATCCCCTCCGCCATGAAGACCAAGATCCAGAAG actCTGACCGACACGTCGCTTCAGAAGGTGAAGAGGAACCAGAACTGTTTGGAGCCGTGCGTCAGACAGCTGGTTTCCTGTCTGGAGTCTGACATG ACGCAGGAGGACGGTCCGGCGTCCGGCCCTTTCGTCCTGTCCAATCCCGTCACTCCGGCCCTGCAGGCGTTCCCTCGAGTCAGCAACACGTACGGCTCCTATCAG gacgCTAACATCCCGTTCCCTCGGACCTCCGGAGCTCGTTTCTGTGGCACCGGCTGTCTGGTTTACTTCACCCGACCAACCACAATGCACCGCTCTGTCCCGCCCACCGAGCCCACGCCCAG gtccCTGTCGGCTCTGTCGGCCTATCACAGCGGAGTGTTGACTCCCATGAAGATGCGTTCAGAGTCTCAGAGCACGCTGCGGCTTTACAGCGGCAGCCCGACTCGCTCCGACAAAGACACCGTGTCCATCTCGTCCTTTTACTATAAAGAGcgg AAATCCCGCCGCTTTAAGACGAAGCGAGAGACCGACTACGGCAACCGTCCAATCAAACTGGCCGGCAAAGTCATCATCCAGGGGATTTCCTGTCTGCTGCCGGTCCACAAGAGTCTGGGAGAGAGCTACAT tttgaaCATGAACGACATCCAGGAAACGTGTCAGAAGAACGCAGCGGCGGCGCTTTCAGTCGGACGCAGAGACGTGGCGAAG gtttgggCCCTGGCGTCTGCAGCCACCAGTCAGGACCTGAGTCCAGATTCAGACCCGGACACAGAGACTCCGTGGGCCAGACACCCATTTGGTCGCCACCTGCTGGAGACTCT tcTGGATCACTACAGTCAGATGAGTGACGTTCAGACGCTGGCGATGCTGTGCAGCGTGTTCAGAGCTCAGGCTCCGCCTCCAGACTGTTACTCTCTGTACGGACACCATCAGTCACGCTTCCCCCCCCACCACTCCAGATAC cccAGCTACTCCAGCTCCGTCACCTCAGGTTCCTGCTCCAGCACCTCAGACTCCATCACTACGACCACCTGGAACCCCG GTCGAGAGTCCGAGCACGCACCCCCCTGGGGCGAATCCTCTCCTGACGACTATCGCTACGGTAACCAGGGTTACACAGACCCGCGGGAACGAGAGCGGGAGCAGCACGACATGAACAAGAG GCTGCTGGACCCCGCCAACACGCTGCAGTTTGACGACTTTAAGAAATGCTACGGAGAGATTTTACACCGCTGGGGTCTGAGAGAGAAACGAGCCGACGTCCTCAAGTTCGCTTCCTGTCCGCCTGAACCGCACAAAGGCATCG AGTTCGGCGTGTACTGCTGTCACTGTCGCAGTCAGGCTCGGGGGACGCAGTGCGCCGTCTGTAAGCGTCTCACCTTCCAGTGCGCCATCTGTCACGTTGCCGTTCGAGGCTCCTCCAACTTCTGCCTGAGCTGCGGTCACGGAGGACACACCAGTCACATGATGGACTGGTTCCGCCGCCAGGACGAGTGTCCGGCCGGCTGCGGCTGCCACTGTCTGCTGCAGAGCACCTTCTGA
- the nob1 gene encoding RNA-binding protein NOB1 isoform X2, producing MAAALVEHVVADAGAFLKKAPLQEIGRNIYTLKDVVDEIRDKPTRKSLAFLPYQLTFKEPHPEHIRLVTEFSKKTGDYPSLSATDIKVMALTYQLQLEQVGPQNLRKEPEVKVNIQSTRRHPETPVNVAGFHFPSKKPADGPHDRQSQTETRNSVENEEFNSFQFWRAPLLCMDEELMDLLKDASEGAGHKDSEDQSDGEDKENELEEEEEEGEEEDDDDDGGGWITPSNIKQVKMDTADWTAPADVRVGCLTTDFAMQNVLIQIGLHVLSVNGMLIKQARNYILRCHACFKTTSNMTKQFCPHCGNQTLKKIAVTLSEDGSMHMHFSKNPKVLNHRGMRHTLSLPQGGKHSNNPQLVEDQRFPQQRLSRKARQKTDVFNPDYVAGGSPFCENDIYSRAANLNIRDGQSGGGKRRANPNANRNKFVKKK from the exons ATGGCGGCCGCCCTGGTGGAGCATGTTGTCGCAGATGCTGGAGCGTTTCTAAAGAAAGCTCCTCTGCAG GAAATCGGCAGAAACATTTATACGCTGAAAGATGTGGTCGACGAGATCAGAGACAAACCGACCAGGAAGAGTCTGGCCTTCCTGCCGTACCAGCTCACCTTCAAAGAACCGCATCCGGAACACATCAGGCTGG tcacAGAGTTCTCTAAGAAGACGGGAGACTACCCGAGTCTGTCCGCCACTGACATCAAAGTCATGGCTCTGACCTATCAGCTGCAGCTGGAGCAAGTCGGCCCCCAAAACCTGAGGAAAGAGCCGGAGGTCAAG gtgaATATTCAGAGCACACGACGACATCCAGAGACTCCGGTTAACGTGGCAGGATTCCACTTTCCCTCCAAG AAACCAGCCGACGGTCCACACGACCGACAGTCACAAACAGAGACGCGGAACTCGGTTGAAAACGAAGAGTTTAACAGCTTCCAGTTCTGGAGAGCGCCGCTGCTGTGCATGGACGAGGAGCTGATGGATTTACTG AAAGACGCCTCCGAGGGGGCGGGTCACAAGGACTCAGAGGACCAATCAGACGGCGAGGACAAAGAGAACGAGcttgaagaggaagaggaggaaggggaggaggaagatgatgatgatgatggaggcgGTTGGATCACTCCCAGTAACATCAAACAGGTGAAGATGGACACGGCTGATTGGACAGCTCCCGCTGATGTCAGAGTCGGATGTCTGACCACTGACTTCGCCATGCAG aaCGTTCTGATTCAGATCGGACTTCACGTTCTGTCCGTTAACGGGATGCTGATCAAACAGGCCAGAAACTACATCCTGCGATGTCACGCCTGCTTCAA GACGACGAGCAACATGACCAAACAGTTCTGTCCTCACTGCGGCAACCAGACGCTGAAGAAGATCGCAGTGACGCTCAGCGAGGACGGCAGCATGCACATGCACTTCTCCAAAAACCCCAAAGTGCTGAATCACAGAGGAATGagg cacACGCTGTCTCTTCCTCAGGGAGGGAAGCACAGTAACAACCCTCAGCTGGTGGAGGATCAGCGTTTCCCTCAGCAGAGACTTTCCCGTAAAGCTCGTCAGAAGACCGACGTCTTTAACCCCGACTACGTGGCCGGAGGTTCGCCGTTCTGCGAGAACGACATCTACAGCCGCGCCGCCAACCTCAACATCAGAGACGGTCAGAGTGGAGGCGGGAAGAGACGAGCCAACCCCAACGCCAACCGAAACAAGTTTGTCAAAAAGAAGTGA